Genomic window (Apodemus sylvaticus chromosome 22, mApoSyl1.1, whole genome shotgun sequence):
ccacctgcctctgcctcccaagtgttgggattacaggcgtgccctaccaccacccggctttttttttttcttttttcttttttgaaatataaGACATGACAGCACTGTTTCTGACTCTAGGCATTTTTACGTAAAAAGTGTTAcaaatgcatatgtgcacatgataGAGATGcttagtggtacacacctgtaatcctagtattcagaaggcagaagcaggaaaaagACTAGTCTGAGCTGCATCTCAGTACTCTGGTTTAAAAAGACAGCATACAAACCATTTCAGGCAGTACAAAGGACGCACCCACTCACCAGAAGGGCGGAATCAAAGCTGTGCTGTAAATTCAGGGGCAAGAGCTAATCCCGTGGGGCGCCAGGGGTGAAGAGGACCTAaattatgtcttttttgtttgtttgacgaAAGAAGCAAAATTAAAGAGAGCCATTTAATATCAGGTTGAAAGAGGAGAAGCAGGATAATATTCAAATTGTTTACGATGAAAACTAAGTGGTGGCGATCTCAACAGATGGGGGACGGACAGAGGAACTCTAGGAGGATTCGAGAGAAGAAACCACAAGAACCCTGCTCTCCAGCCGGCACCCTTCCCAATAAAAGTTCACGGGCTTCAGAGATGGTATCCTAGTGTTCTATtgtaaagagacaccacaacTAAGGCAACGTTAAAAGCAAAGCATTTAATGGGGGAGgcatgtttacagtttcagagggtcagtccatgaCCTTCATGGCTGCGAGTATGCTGGCAAGCAGGCAGGCCTGGCGCTGGAGAAGTAGCAAAGAGATCCGCagtcagcaggcagagagagccaGGAGTCCCCCTGGcaagggcttttgaaacctcaaagcccacccccagtgacacacccacacagacaaggccacgcccaccacTAGccagggaccaagcattcaaacaagtttcgttcaaaccaccacagatggctcagttaagagaactggctgctatTCCAAAGGATCCTGGGTTTCATCCCCAACATccacatgacggctcacaaccGTCTGGATTCTCCGGGCACTACACAAATGTGACGCACAGATATACATTCAAGAAAAacatcatgcacataaaatagaaatctcAAAGTTAAATGGTCTTGTGATGTCAGTGTTAGGTCAGATCTAAAATAAAGGGATGATTTAATCtttgtatgaaaaaaatgtaCCGTCATGATGAAAGATTTTACCAAAATGAGGCTACCTGAGATATATCTCCATTTTGAGCTTATCCTCTTATATGTTATAATTAGATTTCAAAAAACCCGCCACAGGAAATACTTGTGACAAACCTTGACAAATAAGGAAAGCCAAAAACCTTGAATTTCCCTGGCATAAGATTGAGGTATTacggctggatagatggctcagcgattaagagcactgactgctcttctgaaggccctgagttccaaTACCAgaaaccaaatggtggctcacaaccatctgtaatgagatatgatgccctcttctggtgtgcctgaagacagctacagtgtacttagacgtaataataaatctttaaatagaaaaaaactgaGCTTTTAATGGCACGGGAGAAACtgcagatggggtgggggtggggtatgcagctcctcccacccccagccccagaaCCAATGGCGGTTAAGACGTGGAGGAACGGGAGGATTTGTTGACTAGTGAGTCCGACTCGCGCTGTGCCTGCTGACGAAGCGTTTGGAAAACAGTCTTGCTGCACCCCTCCGCGGATTTGGTCAAGCAGCAGGAAGGATGCACGGGATCGCGATCCGGCTCCGCGTCCCTGCCGCAGGGTCACGTGTCTGGGCACCTGCCCCGCAGTAGGAGGAGCGTCTCCATCCTCCACCAAAGCTCCAGCACAGCGACCATCTGGGACTTCACAGCTGTGCAATGTGTCTTATaatattttcttgtctttctcctTAGTATAGCAAAGAGTTTGCCAATTTTGTTGACTTTTAAAGAAGTCCTCCCCGCCTTCACATCTTTCCTATTTTTCTCAGTTTTCCATTTCGTTTATTGCCGCTCTAACCCGTATCGTCCGTTTCCTCCGCCAGCTTTGGGCTGGGTTTCTTCGTTCTCTCCTAATAACCTTGGGGTCCATTACAATGCCTGTTTAAggtctgtttttcttcttaatgAATTTATTACCTCAGTTTCCCTCTTAAAACTGCTTTCGCGGCGTTCCAGAGACTCGATGTGTGGTGTTCCTGTTTTTTTATTCATCTCAAGGTATTTCAATATTCATCTCAaggtacatttttattttgatctcGCCTTGCTTCCAGCCCAGGGAAATAAGGAGACCAGACGACTGGTGTTGTTTGCCATGAAGGGAACACAGCCTCATTTAGGAAATGAGCGGGACTGTGGGGAACTCGGAATGGGATTTCAGGCCCCCTCAGATATCCCGCAAGTTCAGGTATTAAAGAGGAGCCACGCAGATGCTCTGTGCACAGCTCCTGGAACAGTCGCTGTGGGCGAGGACTGCGCGGGATCGGCCAGAAGGGGCGCTGGAGAGCAGGGCTGAGGCTGGCTCCCTCAGTGGGCGTGGCCCCCAGGCAGGGcacggggcggggcggggcggggcggggcgctcAACCAGGTGAGCTCTGCACAGAGGATGAGAACCTGGGTCGTGCCCTGTCCTGCGCCCTCTCTGCGGGGAGGTGGAGTCGGGGTGCACTCTGCACTCCGGGCCCAGCCCCTTAGCAATCCCGGATCTGGGAACCATTTGCTCTGGGAGGTTGCCAAGGAAATCATGTTCGTGTCCGGCAAACTGTGTGCGACCTTCAACCTGGTGAACGAACGGGTTGGTCGTTTATGCAGCACTGGAAGCAGGAGAGGTGCAGGCATTGCTTTGCGTTCCATTGGTGATCAAAGTAACGACGAGCCGCCACAGGAAATAATTGTCTTGTGACTGGatccagtgtgtttgtgtgtgtgtgttctgatagCTTTAAAAGATTGctacaaaacacaaaaatggtTACTTAATGGTAACAAATACACAAATGTGTTTGCATATAAGGCAAACCACTTATATGATAGTGACCTATCGATGTATCGATGTCGAATAGATAAGTATGTAGGGGCCAAAAGTAAAATGAGTCTCTAGGGGATGGGGACTGGGACACAGCTGAGTTACAGTCTAAGGGGCTTGGAGTTTCTGTTTGAGATGAtgagaaaattctggaaattGTCCATATATGTTGGTGTGCCTAATACAGCtgacttttatttaaaagaagctaaaatgattaattttacaTTATTTCACCATCACAGCAAAAGTAAGATCAGCTAATATGATTTTAAGATTGTATAAAAGGGGCTGTGAGATgatgagtggttaagagcatttactgctcttccagaggacctgggttcagttcccagcactcacatggaggTTCACgattatctgtaactccagttccagaggaacaTGCACCTTCTTCTAGCCTTCACCAGCTCCAGGCACCCgtgcaatgcacacacacatgcaagcaaaacattcatgttcaaaaactaaactaaaccttAAAAATGATTGAACGGGCTAGGCATGTTGgtgcgcctttaatccctgcactcaggaggcagaggcaggcaaatctgtaTGAACTCGAGGtttacacagtgaattctaggacagggCTATTTAAAGAGTCCCCCATCTTATAATATCAAAGATAATAATCCTCATGGAAGGAGGCTGCCTATAACTCAGGCCACTCATTAGGTCATGAACTAGTCCTTGCAACCAAAGGGATGGAAGATTCTTATTGGCCACTGGATGGTGTGCATGATCCCGGAGCAGGGACACCAGAACATCACGGGTAGGAAGACATGCGTGTTTTCCATCTGGTCACCAACTGTAACTCAAAAGGAGCACAGCCCGGGTCCACCATCATCATACGCTTGAATTTCAGATAGGTGAGTGTGGTATTCCACGAGATATTCGCAATATACTTGAAAATTCTTAGGATAAAAATGAATTTGTGGGctagagagagagatttcagacGATAAATCATTAACCACTTATGACTCCAGCTGCTACAGGATATACAGCACTCTTTAgcagcctccacaggcactgcacctATATAgtatcattctctctctgtctctgtcacacacacacacacacacacacacacacacacacacactgcaaattCAGCTCTAGACGATCCCTCGCCATCTTTTGGTCTCTGTGAGCATTGCAGGTATGTGATACACGTACATGCTCGAACAATGCCCACATACATAAGACAAAAGTAAGCTCAGTGGTAGTGGTGCATGtccgtctttaatcccagcactcgagaggcagaggctggcagatctctgagttcagggtcagcctggtctacagagtgagttccaacaGGCAGggtacgcagagaaaccctgtctcgaaaggaaccaaaataaatacataaaacttaCATTTAGCCGGgcggaggtggcacacgcctttaatcctagcacttgggaggcagaggcaggcggatttctgagttcgaggccagtctggactacagagtgagttccaggacagccagggctacacagagaaaccctgtctcgaaaaattaaaaaaaaaaaacaaaaaaaaaaacgggaTTACACTGTCTGTTTCTTCAGACTGTGTTGACGATTTAATATGAAAATGTACGGATGTGTAAAGCAAAGCCTTCCACAGGGAAGGCTGATGCGAGCGCTTGCTGGAGCAGTGGAACCCTCTGCGCGGAACCATAATTCTCTCCCCCGGAAGTTGGTCAGGGGTGGAGTATTAAACGGGGACCACTCCGGATTGGCGGAACCTGCCCTGTTTCCGTGGCAACCACGCGAGCGGAGTGGGCGGGCCGCAGAGAGGCAGCGTTTAAGGGCTGGGCTTGCGGCGGAAGCGGCGCCGCGCGCTCCCCGCGGAGCAGGTTCCAGAGATGCTGCGGGTAGGATGGATGCTGCTGTGCGCCGCGCTCTGCAGCCTCCTGCTGGGGCGGGCCGAGGCCCCGAGCCCCGGGGTGCCGCCGGAGCAGAGCCGGCCCTACGCGGTGCTGCGGGGGCAGAACCTGGGTGAGCGGTGGGGGGCGCGTTTGCAGCCAGACCCGGGCGCGGGGAGTTTGTGCGGGGCGCGGGCGGCGGCGGGCGGGGCGCGGGACCGGACCTGGGCCGCTGGTCCTCGCGAAGCTGCTTTTCCTGCTGACAGCCCCAGGCTTGGGAGCCAGCGCTCGCACCCTGTGTGCTGGCGGCACCTGCTGGAACGGGAAGCCGGAGACCTGGGTTTGTGCGCTGCTGCCTCGCTCTGTGGATTCAGGCTAGGCAGCCGGGCTCATCCTGCATCCCTCGTCCTTTGAATTGAGCCGGTTCTCAGCGATGGCGTTTGTAATTGACAGGTTTTAGCGTTTCCTGCACACCAGGTGTTGTGCTCATCGCTGTTTACATGTATTCTTTTGGGCCTCGCTGAGGGCTAATGAGGAAAGTAGGGCTTTGAACCCtaatagagaaaaggaaaatgaagccCAGAGGTAAAGTTGTGTTACTCAGGGGTACTCGGGTAGGAAGTGGCGAATGTCACTACTTGAATCCGGGGTTTGTTGGGGGCTTGTGTGTGGCcattacacacacgcacacacactaacGAGTGCATGGCGCTGAAAGGAGCTTAGCTGGGCAGACTTAAGAGAGAATCTCTGTCCTCTCTCAACGTCTCTTCCCTCCTCATTCGTGACCACCTGGCATTTGTGGTCTGCCTTTCAGTCTGGTTGGTGCCTTCCGCGTTTTGGCCACTAATTTGGTACCTACCCAGCATCCCACTGGGTGGTTCTCACGGATTTCCCTTTAGAGCTGGATTTATCACCCTTGATAGTGGATCAAGTGATTCTCTTGGGAGGGAAGGCAGGGGGCGGAGTCTCTTTTACCCTCTGGATGCAGACTCACCTGCCACCAAGTGCTGCCCGTTTTGAGCAGAAGTGAAGCGTTTGAAGGTAATCCAGAGTTACGCTTGAAAGAATCCTTGGGTTTCCACTCGTCCCAGCTTATTGATGCAGAACATGAAGCTGTGATGGGAAGTGACTGTCGGGTGGACTAAGGTTGTCTTGTAAGGCTCTCTTTGGAACCACCAGTCCTGTTCCCAGACTTGCCATGCAGGAGAGGGAGGTACAAGGATGAAGAATAGAGGAGTTTATCAGGCTCCAGGCAAATAGTAATCCAGATGATATTATGTACCCAACACATGGTTTTAAgcgtttctcttcttcctttattctttatattttatttattatttatttacttatttgtttgtttttgttttttcgagacagggtttctctgtgtagccctggctgtcctggaattcactctgtagaccaggctggcctcgaactcagaaatccgcctgcctctgcctcccaagtgctgggattgaaggtgtgtgccaccactgcccagctattctttatatttttaagatgtgcgtccatgtgtgtgtttgtccaaTGAGGCTGGTAGTGGGTGTCAGATcgcctggagctggagatacTCCAGTATGGATCCTGGGTCTTTGTTTAACACAGTCTTGGTCTAACATGAGCTACATGCCCTATCTCCAAATAGCCCAGGCCAACTAAGTGcctggtcaagttgacaaaagcctTGAATTTCCAATTTCCTAAAGTTATGACTACAGCTGGACTTAAAAGTCTCTCGCTCCATTTAAACCATTTCCTTACATTTTGGAAGAG
Coding sequences:
- the C22H12orf76 gene encoding uncharacterized protein C12orf76 homolog; amino-acid sequence: MLRVGWMLLCAALCSLLLGRAEAPSPGVPPEQSRPYAVLRGQNLVLMGTVFSILLVAVIVMALCVYKPIRRR